A genomic segment from Halomonas sp. GD1P12 encodes:
- the ppx gene encoding exopolyphosphatase, translating to MLQDTPLAEPDASPAAEGSQPTRLAAIDLGSNSFHLLVANYVNERLQVVARLGEKVQLAAGLDDNGYLEEAAMQRALECLARFAPFLSDIDAANLRIVGTNALRDAHNSQDFIDQAEAQLGHAIEIIAGREEARLIYLGAAHALAENGRRLIVDIGGGSTELIIGEAFEPKALESLRMGCVTYTSRYFPDGELSEKRMRRAELAALSELANIQRPYQKLGWDDPVGSSGTIKAAASVLHAYGDTPQEGMITRAGLRKLRDRLIKCKSLDKVVLDGLKEDRARVFPAGIAILSAIFEAFDLKEMRFADGALREGVLFDMAGRNTAEDIRASTLANLQQIYDVDVRQADNVAHTARALFEQVSRAWRLTPEQGHFLEWACLVHEIGLAISHSQFHRHGAYLLEHSDLAGFSRPEQQLLAQLVRAHRRKFPVKEWQSLPAAQRDACTKLARLLRLAVLLNHSRPEEPPATPTITASEQTLTVTLPASDEPTLLSTDLEQEQAALQAAGFSLKLI from the coding sequence ATGTTACAGGACACCCCGCTCGCCGAGCCCGATGCCTCCCCCGCCGCGGAGGGCTCGCAGCCGACCCGGCTCGCCGCCATCGACCTTGGTTCGAACAGCTTCCACCTGCTGGTGGCCAACTACGTCAACGAGCGCCTTCAGGTGGTCGCACGGCTAGGCGAAAAGGTTCAGCTGGCAGCGGGGCTCGACGATAACGGCTATCTCGAAGAGGCGGCCATGCAGCGCGCGCTCGAGTGTTTGGCCCGCTTCGCCCCCTTTCTTAGCGACATCGACGCCGCCAATCTGCGCATCGTCGGTACCAACGCGCTGCGCGACGCCCATAACAGCCAGGATTTCATCGATCAGGCCGAAGCGCAGCTTGGCCACGCCATCGAAATCATCGCCGGGCGCGAAGAGGCGCGCCTGATCTATTTGGGCGCGGCCCACGCGCTGGCAGAAAACGGTCGCCGGCTGATCGTCGATATCGGGGGCGGCTCCACCGAGCTGATCATCGGCGAGGCTTTTGAGCCCAAAGCCCTCGAAAGCCTGCGCATGGGCTGTGTGACCTACACGAGCCGCTACTTTCCCGACGGCGAGCTGTCCGAGAAGCGCATGCGCCGCGCCGAGCTCGCCGCACTTTCCGAGCTCGCCAACATTCAGCGCCCCTATCAAAAGCTCGGCTGGGATGACCCGGTGGGCTCGAGCGGCACCATCAAGGCCGCCGCCAGCGTGCTCCATGCCTACGGCGATACGCCGCAGGAGGGCATGATCACCCGCGCGGGGCTCAGGAAGCTGCGCGACCGGCTAATCAAGTGCAAAAGTCTCGATAAGGTCGTCCTCGATGGTCTCAAAGAGGATCGCGCCCGGGTTTTCCCCGCCGGCATCGCGATCCTGAGCGCGATTTTCGAAGCCTTCGATCTAAAAGAGATGCGCTTTGCCGACGGTGCGCTGCGCGAGGGCGTGCTGTTCGACATGGCCGGGCGCAACACCGCCGAGGACATTCGCGCCAGCACGCTTGCCAACCTGCAGCAGATCTACGATGTCGATGTGCGCCAGGCCGATAACGTGGCCCATACCGCGCGGGCGCTGTTCGAACAGGTGAGCCGCGCCTGGCGGCTCACCCCGGAGCAGGGCCATTTTCTGGAGTGGGCGTGTCTGGTGCACGAGATCGGCCTTGCGATCTCTCACAGCCAGTTTCATCGTCACGGCGCGTATTTGCTCGAACACTCGGATCTGGCCGGCTTTTCGCGCCCGGAGCAGCAGCTTCTGGCGCAGCTCGTTCGCGCCCACCGGCGCAAGTTTCCGGTCAAGGAGTGGCAGTCGCTGCCCGCGGCGCAGCGCGACGCCTGTACCAAGCTTGCGCGCCTTTTGCGCCTGGCGGTACTGCTCAACCACTCGCGCCCGGAAGAGCCGCCGGCCACGCCGACTATCACGGCAAGCGAGCAGACACTGACCGTGACGCTGCCGGCAAGCGACGAGCCGACGCTGTTAAGCACTGATCTCGAGCAGGAGCAGGCCGCGCTTCAGGCCGCCGGATTCTCGCTAAAGCTCATTTAG